The following proteins come from a genomic window of Rhodoligotrophos sp. CJ14:
- the rnpA gene encoding ribonuclease P protein component, translating into MAMERIKRRRDFVAAARALSSVMPGLVLQARDRGDDAAARVGFTATRKLGKAVLRNRIKRRLRAAAEAALRDSALAGYDYVIIGRSATAQRAFQDLQADLKRAAAQVHAASKARKPGIPRLEPSEAAKPKPGKQRRPAGDVERS; encoded by the coding sequence ATGGCCATGGAACGCATCAAGCGGCGCCGCGACTTTGTTGCTGCTGCGCGGGCGCTCTCATCGGTCATGCCGGGGCTGGTGCTGCAGGCACGGGATCGCGGCGATGATGCCGCAGCACGGGTTGGGTTCACGGCCACGCGCAAGCTCGGCAAAGCCGTCCTCCGCAACAGGATCAAACGGCGCCTGCGGGCGGCGGCGGAGGCAGCGCTTCGAGATAGCGCGCTTGCCGGGTATGATTATGTGATCATCGGTCGGAGTGCTACAGCTCAGCGCGCCTTCCAAGATTTGCAGGCCGATCTAAAACGGGCCGCAGCACAGGTTCATGCCGCGTCGAAAGCTCGCAAACCGGGCATTCCGCGGCTGGAGCCGAGCGAAGCGGCCAAGCCCAAGCCAGGCAAGCAGCGCCGCCCGGCTGGCGACGTCGAAAGATCATGA